A single genomic interval of Pomacea canaliculata isolate SZHN2017 linkage group LG5, ASM307304v1, whole genome shotgun sequence harbors:
- the LOC112563581 gene encoding protein DPCD-like, producing MYPRNNMATAWLEKLKSAQKTCLIQDDKRKIHFTFPDGTEMAEEYDLQSKELFVRKWRKKGTLGGSGKWETEVGDETLLRNLEVDGMMENYSNPIFVRKDTKTDFQWRIRNLPYPICNYNVTIDGEKRQVVVRTENKKYYKRFNIPDMDRLNLDLKSDQLSIAHANNTLVISYHKPQAVLEVERTLQEEFKKMKAAKDGDVDCNPS from the exons ATGTATCCAAGAAACAATATGGCGACGGCATGgctagaaaaattaaaatctgcGCAAAAAACATGCCTAATTCAAGACG ATAAGCGGAAAATACACTTCACATTTCCTGATGGAACAGAAATGGCAGAGGAATATGACCTACAAAGCAAAGAGCTTTTTG tTAGGAAGTGGAGAAAGAAGGGTACATTAGGCGGTTCGGGAAAGTGGGAGACCGAAGTTGGAGATGAAACTTTGCTTAGGAACCTGGAAGTTGATGGAATGATGGAGAATTATTCAAAT CCCATTTTTGTGAGAAAAGATACGAAGACAGACTTTCAGTGGCGGATACGTAACTTACCATATCCCATCTGTAACTACAATGTTACAATAGATGGGGAAAAGAGGCAGGTGGTTGTAcgcactgaaaacaaaaa GTATTACAAAAGATTCAACATCCCAGATATGGATCGTCTGAACTTGGATCTAAAATCAGATCAGTTATCTATAGCACATGCCAACAACACTCTCGTCATCTCT TATCATAAGCCACAAGCAGTGTTGGAGGTGGAAAGAACATTGCAAGAAGAGTTCAAGAAGATGAAAGCTGCTAAAGATGGAGATGTTGACTGCAACCCCAGCTGA